In Caminicella sporogenes DSM 14501, the sequence AAATAATCCCAAAGAAACAATATTTATAGGTAATGTTAAAATAATTAGCATTGGTTTAACAATAGTATTTGCTATTCCTAAAATTACTGCTGCCCATAATGCTACTATAAATCCTGATATATAAATATTTTCAAATAATTTAGCAATTATATATATAGATACTGCACTAGATAACCATCTCAATATAAATTTTTTCACTATTATCCTCCTAATCATACTCTACTTCAATTATCTCCATATTAGCAACTGCTTCACTTATAAGTTTTTCAACATCTAATAAATTTTCAGATTTTAATATTCTTTCAAGTCTTGGTTTAGTAACAGGTCTATCAGGTAAGAATACAGTACAGCAATCTTCAAATGGCTGAATAGAAGTTTCATACGTTCCAATCTTTTTAGATATATTTACTATATCAAGTTTATCCATAGCTATTAATGGTCTAAATACGGGAATTTTAACTGCAGCATTTGTAACATTTATACTCTCTAAAGTTTGACTTGCAACTTGCCCTATACTTTCTCCCGTAATTAATGCTTTACATCTTCTATTTAAAGCTATCTTTTCAGCTATACGCATCATAAATCTTCTAGAAAGTATAGTCATTTCTTCAGGTGGACATTTTTCATTAATAGCTTTTTGTATATTTAATAAATTTATTAAATGAATTCTAATCTTTCCACAATACTTGCTTAAAATCCTAGCTAATTCTATAACTTTTTCTTTTGCTCTATCACTTGTAAATGGATAGCTGTGATAATGAACAGCCTCTATTTCTACACCTCTTTTAGCCACTAACCAACCTGCTACGGGACTGTCTATCCCCCCTGACAACAATAACATGGCTCTACCACTTGTACCGTAAGGCATACCACCAAAACCAGATATTTTTTTAGAATATATATATGCTTTATCTCTAACCTCTACATTTATAACTACATCTGGATTATGTACATCTACCTTTATATTTTGAGTATTTTTCAATATATATCCACCGACAATTTTACTAATTTCAGGAGATTTTAGTGGAAAACTCTTATTTCCCCTCCTACTTTCAACTTTGAATGTCTTTATTTTATATTCTTCAATACATTCATCAATATGTTTTTTAGCAATTTCACAAATTTTATCCATATTTGCTTCAATTACATATGCAACACTTAAAGACACTACTCCAAATACTTCTTTTACACTATCAATCACTTCTTCTTCATCATAATCTTCCAGTTCTATATATATTCTTCCATGAGCTCTATAAACATTTAGCTCACCAATTTCTTCAACTTTACTTTTTATATTTTTTACAAGTGTCTTTTCAAAAAATGGTCTATTAAGACCCTTTAAGCTAATCTCGCCATATCTTACTATTAATACTTTTTCCATTTTATCATCTCCCTGCTATAACTTTTCTCAATTCTGCAACACGGTAAGTAACTCTATCTATAACATAATCAATTTCTTCCTCAGTATTAAATGGAGAAAAACTAAATCTTATAGCACCTTCCATTTCTTTCTCACATAGTCCCATTTCTCTTAGTACATGACTATAAGTTTTTTTCCTTGATGAACATGCTGAACCTGTTGAAACATAAATTTTATCCTGCTCAAGTGAATGTAATAAAACTTCTCCTCTTATGCCTTTAAAAGACATATTTAAAATATGAGGTGCTGAATTTTCCCCAATTGTTCCATTTATTTTTATATCTTTTACATTTCTTTTTATTCCTTCAAGCAACTTAAATTTTAATTTAGCCATTTTTTTTATATTTTCTTCAAATTCTCTTTTAAATAAATCCGAAGCAGTACCTAAGCCAAATATCCCCGGTACATTTTCCGTACCAGACCTAATTCCCAATTCTTGATTTCCTCCAAAAATAATAGACTTTATCTTAGTACCTTTTTTAATATATAAAGCACCTATTCCCTTTGGGCCATGTATTTTATGTCCGCTAATAGACATTAAATCGACATTTAATTTTTTTAAATTAAATTTAATTTTCCCAAAAGCTTGTATTGCATCTACATGAAATATTGGTCTATTAGTCATAGATTTTAATATACTAGATATTTCTTCTATTGGCTGAATAGTTCCCACTTCATTATTCACATACATTATACTAATAAAAGCAGTATCATCATTTATACTATTTTTAAATTGTTCAATATCAATTTTTCCATCTCCATCAACACTTAAATAAGTAACATCATATCCTTT encodes:
- a CDS encoding phage holin family protein: MKKFILRWLSSAVSIYIIAKLFENIYISGFIVALWAAVILGIANTIVKPMLIILTLPINIVSLGLFTFVVNGLILKLSAGIVPGFRVNGLFGAIIASIVLSLLNLIITSVFGISED
- the thiI gene encoding tRNA uracil 4-sulfurtransferase ThiI, which produces MEKVLIVRYGEISLKGLNRPFFEKTLVKNIKSKVEEIGELNVYRAHGRIYIELEDYDEEEVIDSVKEVFGVVSLSVAYVIEANMDKICEIAKKHIDECIEEYKIKTFKVESRRGNKSFPLKSPEISKIVGGYILKNTQNIKVDVHNPDVVINVEVRDKAYIYSKKISGFGGMPYGTSGRAMLLLSGGIDSPVAGWLVAKRGVEIEAVHYHSYPFTSDRAKEKVIELARILSKYCGKIRIHLINLLNIQKAINEKCPPEEMTILSRRFMMRIAEKIALNRRCKALITGESIGQVASQTLESINVTNAAVKIPVFRPLIAMDKLDIVNISKKIGTYETSIQPFEDCCTVFLPDRPVTKPRLERILKSENLLDVEKLISEAVANMEIIEVEYD
- a CDS encoding cysteine desulfurase family protein; amino-acid sequence: MEVYLDNAATTKPRKEVIDMMNKALVQYYANPSSLHKKGVEVEKLIKTARKQIAKALGSDEKEIYFTSGGTESNNLAILGSLEGNKRKGRHIITTKIEHLSVLNVFKYLEEKGYDVTYLSVDGDGKIDIEQFKNSINDDTAFISIMYVNNEVGTIQPIEEISSILKSMTNRPIFHVDAIQAFGKIKFNLKKLNVDLMSISGHKIHGPKGIGALYIKKGTKIKSIIFGGNQELGIRSGTENVPGIFGLGTASDLFKREFEENIKKMAKLKFKLLEGIKRNVKDIKINGTIGENSAPHILNMSFKGIRGEVLLHSLEQDKIYVSTGSACSSRKKTYSHVLREMGLCEKEMEGAIRFSFSPFNTEEEIDYVIDRVTYRVAELRKVIAGR